The sequence GCACCGCGAAACCGGCAAGCAGCACCGCCGGGTGGCCCCGAACTTCCTGTACGGCGTGAACTCGTACACGTCCGCAGTAGCAGTCATGCGGCAGTGGGCCACGGAGGTCTCTACCCCGGAACGGGCCGTCGCCCCAGACGAAGTCGAACGTTGGGCCTTCGCCAGCGGCACCCAGAGCTAGACCGAACAACGCCAGCCTGGGACCGGCCGATCAGCAGCGAAAGTCCTCGTGGGTGTACTGATCTCTTTCGCAGGATCGGGCCCATGAGCAGGGATATTCCCTGCGGCTGAAACCCACAGTCTGCCAGCCCGATGTCATCGCAGGTCAACTCGGCAAAGCGGATATATCCTCAAGATCACTGACCTTTCTTGAGTAGATTCGTGAGGGTGCCGCCTTGACTGCTTATAGTTTTGGAAACAAGTGGATGGGCATCGTCGCTCTGCGTGAGCCACCCAGCGCCATTCCAACGCCGCTCCATAGGCTGGCGCTCTCCATGAAGTCGGCAGCCCGCGAGCAGATGCTCCGGATCCATCACGGCCGCACGGTTTCGGCGTCCGAAGCACTGCACGAGATGGCTGCGTCTCGCCAGGTATTCCTCCTTAACGAAGACGGGACTTGGGCCCGCGAAACCGTGGTCGTGGAACGAATACTGCGCTCAGGTAACTTCTCGGCCGCCGTGGCAGAGCGCTTCGCGGAAATCCTCCGTCAGCGCGACAGGATGGCTCGGGTCCTGGAACGAACCGATGCACGATTGGTGCGTCGACGCCGAAAGAGTAAAGCGCAACCCTCCCGGGAAAGACCTCCTCGGGCACTCGATACCGCGCCAATCCCGGTCACCCCGGAGCCCGTGAGGCGGCTTCCGGGGTTTCCGGACATCAGCGGTATTCCGCCCCTCTCTCCACGGATGAGGCAGTGGATCGCGGACCTGGGCCTGGAACTCACGGACACAGACGAACGCTGGGTGCAACTATCCAGCGTCCACTCAAGTTTCTTCTACGAGAGGTTGAAGGGGCAGGACGAGGTGGGGTCGGCCGTGCTCGGGATGCTCAAATCCACCGGCGAGGCGTGGATGAAAGTGGCCATCATGGAGGCTTACCGGTCACGTCTGCACGAGTTCGATACAGCCCAGACCGTCTCCCTGTCCTGGCAGCCATTGGGCAATCTTCAGCCTGCCTTCAGCGAGTGGATCTCCGGGTTGGACTCGATGGTTGCGGGCATGGGGGAACAATCCGGTGAGCGCGGTAGGGGGCGAACCAGCGTCAATGCCACGGTGGCTTATCAGGTCATCGGAGCGTTGTGTCTGATCTTTGGCGGCAGCAAACCGGCCTCCGCACTCATCGCCACGATGGATCTTCCGGCGCTGGCCCAAACAGACTTTGTGACCATCGCCGGCAACGCCACCAACGGCATGATCACTTACGAGTTCCACCGGGAGGGCCCAGACCACGACGCAATCTTCACCGCCGTTGCCGCGGCGGGAGGACGGCAAGCCCGGGGGTCTGGAACGTCGAAGAAAGACGCCCGGAAAGCGGCCGCCAAAGAGTTCGTCACGAACCACTTTCCGAGTCGCCTGGAGCAGCAGGAGAACCTGCAGAGACCCAACCGCCCAACGACGTACCGTGAGATGCCCAGCACCTGGGCCAAGGCCATTGCCGATCTGTCACAACGTGTGCAGCTGCCACCACAGCTGACCATGCAGTCCCTGACGCATCCGTCTTGGACCTACGAGAACAAGACCCGGGTAAATGAGGCGCACCAACGGGACAACAGCGTGCTCGCGGCCGAGGGATCCGTCGTCCTGCAGGCGGTCTTCGCGCACTTCACTACGCTGCAGGTGCTCGGCAAAACACTGAACCCAAATGCCGACCAGGCCCGCTTGCAGACCATCCCCCGCGAGGACCTCTCAGCGTTCTCCGAAGAACTCAGTCTCAGGCCACTTCTGCTGCTTTCCAATAAGTCAC comes from Citricoccus muralis and encodes:
- a CDS encoding putative dsRNA-binding protein, with amino-acid sequence MKSAAREQMLRIHHGRTVSASEALHEMAASRQVFLLNEDGTWARETVVVERILRSGNFSAAVAERFAEILRQRDRMARVLERTDARLVRRRRKSKAQPSRERPPRALDTAPIPVTPEPVRRLPGFPDISGIPPLSPRMRQWIADLGLELTDTDERWVQLSSVHSSFFYERLKGQDEVGSAVLGMLKSTGEAWMKVAIMEAYRSRLHEFDTAQTVSLSWQPLGNLQPAFSEWISGLDSMVAGMGEQSGERGRGRTSVNATVAYQVIGALCLIFGGSKPASALIATMDLPALAQTDFVTIAGNATNGMITYEFHREGPDHDAIFTAVAAAGGRQARGSGTSKKDARKAAAKEFVTNHFPSRLEQQENLQRPNRPTTYREMPSTWAKAIADLSQRVQLPPQLTMQSLTHPSWTYENKTRVNEAHQRDNSVLAAEGSVVLQAVFAHFTTLQVLGKTLNPNADQARLQTIPREDLSAFSEELSLRPLLLLSNKSPVSAALMADVVQSLFGALRRERSGDHPMSIPAALLEWLESLDLNLDPATRLETLCSQVWLDFDYSHERRGPDHQQEFRATVQLKDANLPAWTGPWASSKTKARQAAAAEIVSIRLEGPSAVPEPLSEAAQQVLLAFFTAELRRLDAPKESAATPRFSVNLLADGALDAYREWAKGLDPFVTEDGVVQQKLEDYFTRWLTNDLKGRIHAATRPMRTASSTVQRTGAMLEARFDLNEISRLSLWGDFLIAFNSDDAGDAGERPASKDCSTQHMPGWLPVLRFVRGFADRVAVGAGRVSETLVDADERADVLTIRVPGLDLQITMGEAMDVVSQLVPGLTWVFEEDGLIVEAPLTLATDSPLTNAGLRAMRRSFSDPNFGEIGEELQGRTRELQSIAERLEVLVG